The genomic window ATCATCAAAATGCTGCTTTATATTGCGCGCCACCTCCCCAACCGAACCTTGATACCAAAACCGAACAGCAATGCGAGCCGCGTTTGGGGCTAAGCCAAGAACGTAAAAGCGTGTGTCATCATCAAGCAGCACTGCCCCTGCAGCACCGGTAACAGGTGCCTCGTACAATGCCTTGATAGCCGCGCTGTCTTGCGTCGATTCACCCTTTGGCGGTTCTCCAAAAAAATCAGCAAACCAATCTTCCATCTGATGCGCTTTCTCAGCCCAGAATATAGTGGTCGCATCACCTACTTGAATTTTCTGGCGCGAATCTTTATCTAAAAGGCTATTGAGTGCTGTAATATAAGCAAACTCGGCTCTCTTACCAACAGGCGCATTATAGCCCTGCGCTTTTCCAAAAGATTCGAATGCTGGAAGCTTAAATGATACGATATTCCCTCCTGTCGACAGCGTACCTCTTACACCTTTAATGGCGTTATGTAGCCGGGCAACCTCATCTTCTTCACCACTAACAAGGCAAATACCCTTGACCATATCATTGTTTAGCACCTGCAAGCGTTGGAGTATGTCTTTTACTGCATCCCGCTCACTTACAATGCACTCGTCACCTTCGAGTTTAAATGTGATATAACCGTCAGTATCTAGTACATCAGGCCATGAGCTATGAGCTTGCAATGAGGCAAACTGACCGTTAGTTAGAAACGCATGTATAGCCGCTATCCCAGGATCCAATGATGGATCGTGAAACGTCTGCGCAAAGCGCGATTTAAAACTCTCATGTTTTCGAGCCGCATTTTCCGATTCCTTATGCGAGATTCCGACAACGTAAGCGGGTGTATCCCACAATAAGTTAGCTTTTTCCCAGGCTTTACTCCCGGAGCGCTTAACTTCACGTGGCACTAGAAAAACTCGAGCTCGCTTAATCCGTCCCTCGGTGTCACGGGTATCAAGTAGATCAACAAACCGCCCTTGGGTATCTAGTA from Bacillota bacterium includes these protein-coding regions:
- the cas8c gene encoding type I-C CRISPR-associated protein Cas8c/Csd1, which produces MILQSLAQYYKDRLGVPDGYQKKEIPFIIVLDTQGRFVDLLDTRDTEGRIKRARVFLVPREVKRSGSKAWEKANLLWDTPAYVVGISHKESENAARKHESFKSRFAQTFHDPSLDPGIAAIHAFLTNGQFASLQAHSSWPDVLDTDGYITFKLEGDECIVSERDAVKDILQRLQVLNNDMVKGICLVSGEEDEVARLHNAIKGVRGTLSTGGNIVSFKLPAFESFGKAQGYNAPVGKRAEFAYITALNSLLDKDSRQKIQVGDATTIFWAEKAHQMEDWFADFFGEPPKGESTQDSAAIKALYEAPVTGAAGAVLLDDDTRFYVLGLAPNAARIAVRFWYQGSVGEVARNIKQHFDDLAIVHGPNQPTHLSLFRLLVSTAIQGKSENIQPNLAGEFMKTILAGIPYPNTLLSSAIRRCRAEREVPYPRAALIKAVLARQARFYRREEKEVGMALDKDYLNIGYRLGRLFAVLEKIQEEANPGINATIRDRFYGSASGTPITAFPHLMKLKNHHLSKLENKGRAVNFERSIGEIMAGIGDIPTHLSLQDQGRFAVGYYHQRQDFFTKKEQADMEGE